CGGCCTGTAACCGGTCTTTGTTCGGAAGAAGGTTCCGAACGCCTGCGGGAAGCGCTACGGCCGGCCAATCTGCATTTTCCGACCACCAGGCTGGTTTGTCTGGAAAATACCCACAACCGGCGGGGCGGCATGGCGCTTTCTCTGCCGGTAATGCGGGAAATTTATCAGGTGGCCCGGGAGAACGGCCTGGCCGTGCACCTGGACGGGGCGCGCATTTTCAACGCCGCGCTGGCTCTGGGCTGCCAGGCGGCCGACCTGGCCGCCTGCTGTGATTCGGTGATGTTTTGTGTTTCCAAGGGTTTGGGTGCGCCGGTGGGGTCGCTGTTGTGCGGCAGTAGGGAGTTTATCACCCGGGCGCGCAAGTACCGCAAGCTGCTGGGCGGCGGTATGCGCCAGGCCGGCGTGCTGGCCGCGGCAGCCCGGGTGGCCCTGGCGGACAGGCAGCGGTTGATAGAAGATCACGCCCACGCCCGCTACCTGGCCGAACAGCTGGCGGACATGCCCGGTCTGGCTCTGGCCCAGACGCGGGTGGACAGCAACATTGTGGTGGTTGATGTGTCCGGCCTGGGCCTGACAGCGGACGATTTTGCCGCCCGGCTGGCCGGGCGGGGCGTGCTGGTCAGCGTATTCGGTCCCGCACTGGTGCGCCTGGTCACCCACCGCGATGTCAGCCGGCAGGATATAGAAAAGTCCCTGGAGGTGGTTCAGGAAGTTTGCGCCGCTGCGAAAACGGGAATTTTATGAGCAATCTGCATAGACAGGCTTTACCCTGACGCTGAGTTTGGGTTAGATAATTCATAATCATGTTTGGTTGCCGGGGTTTTACTGGGACCGGGCACGTTCCATGGCCGCCTTAAGGGCGGCTATTTTTTTCTGAATGTCGGGAGCACCCACAATTTCGGTAACCATGGCGATACAGCAGGCACCGGTCTGGACAACCCGGGCAATATTATGCTCTTTTATACCGCCGATGGCTACAAAGGGTATATTAATGTGTTCCACAACGTATTTGAGATATTCCAGCCCCACCGGGGCGCAGACGTCTTTTTTGGTGCTGGTGGCGAAAATGGGCCCCACGCCGATGTAGTCGGCGCCACATTCCACTGCTGACCGGGCCTGCTGGGGCGAGTGGGTGGACAGGCCGATGATCATATCCGGGCCCACCAACCGGCGCACCACCTCCACCGGTAGATCGTCCTGCCCCACATGTACGCCGTCC
The sequence above is a segment of the Desulfurispora thermophila DSM 16022 genome. Coding sequences within it:
- the ltaE gene encoding low-specificity L-threonine aldolase; protein product: MTERIIDLRSDTVTRPTPEMRRAMAEAVVGDDVYGEDPTVNALEQEAAQLLGKEAALYVPSGTMGNQIAILTHTARGDEVLVDDQAHIYYYEVGAPAVLAAVQLRPVTGLCSEEGSERLREALRPANLHFPTTRLVCLENTHNRRGGMALSLPVMREIYQVARENGLAVHLDGARIFNAALALGCQAADLAACCDSVMFCVSKGLGAPVGSLLCGSREFITRARKYRKLLGGGMRQAGVLAAAARVALADRQRLIEDHAHARYLAEQLADMPGLALAQTRVDSNIVVVDVSGLGLTADDFAARLAGRGVLVSVFGPALVRLVTHRDVSRQDIEKSLEVVQEVCAAAKTGIL
- the thiE gene encoding thiamine phosphate synthase produces the protein MLHRHTCREYFQGIYALTSFEHSQGRSNLEVVREILAAGVKIIQYREKEASKRHKYQECLEIRHLTRRAGALFIVNDDVDIALAVQADGVHVGQDDLPVEVVRRLVGPDMIIGLSTHSPQQARSAVECGADYIGVGPIFATSTKKDVCAPVGLEYLKYVVEHINIPFVAIGGIKEHNIARVVQTGACCIAMVTEIVGAPDIQKKIAALKAAMERARSQ